A single region of the Syngnathoides biaculeatus isolate LvHL_M chromosome 17, ASM1980259v1, whole genome shotgun sequence genome encodes:
- the gdnfa gene encoding glial cell line-derived neurotrophic factor — MKLWDVAAMCLLLLSAVASRPLYQSTEPAERTFLDASYPDSARRSAEERQAEADPRIISMEDQYDVPGPYPEQLDDVMDFIEETIGRLRRSSEPRGPREREQRQRGAANTRGGERKRGRGRGGAGKAGRGQRGRGRTSARAGRGCLLKEVHLNVTDLGLGYQTKEELIFRYCSGPCAEAETNYDKILNNLSHANKLDRDAPSRTCCRPVAFDDDLSFLDDNVVYHTLKKHSAKRCACV; from the exons ATGAAGTTATGGGACGTGGCGGCCATGTGTTTGTTGCTCCTGAGCGCCGTCGCTAGCCGGCCCCTCTACCAAAGcaccgagccagccgagaggaCCTTTTTGGACGCCAGCTACCCCGATTCTGCACGCCGGTCCGCGGAGGAGCGGCAGGCCGAGGCCGACCCGCGGATCATCTCCATGGAGGATCAAT ATGACGTCCCGGGTCCTTATCCGGAGCAGCTCGACGACGTCATGGACTTCATCGAGGAGACCATCGGCAGACTGCGGAGGTCCTCGGAGCCGCGGGGTCCGAGGGAGCGGGAGCAACGGCAGAGAGGGGCGGCAAACACACGAGGCGGCGAAAGGAAGCGAGGACGGGGCAGGGGCGGCGCCGGAAAAGCGGGACGGGGCCAACGGGGCCGAGGGAGGACGTCGGCTCGAGCCGGTCGGGGCTGCCTCCTGAAGGAGGTCCACCTCAACGTGACCGACTTGGGTTTGGGCTACCagaccaaggaggagctgatcTTCCGCTACTGCAGCGGCCCGTGCGCCGAGGCCGAGACCAACTACGACAAGATCCTCAACAACCTCAGCCACGCAAACAAGCTGGACAGGGACGCGCCCTCGCGCACCTGCTGCCGACCGGTCGCCTTCGACGACGACCTCTCCTTCTTGGACGACAACGTGGTCTACCACACGCTCAAGAAACACTCGGCCAAGCGCTGCGCGTGCGTCTGA